One Hylaeus volcanicus isolate JK05 chromosome 8, UHH_iyHylVolc1.0_haploid, whole genome shotgun sequence genomic window, CatagattaataaattaagaatataaCAGAATTAAGAAAGGACATCGTTTagctattttattattattcaaaggGAAACTCGTAAATTACGTTTAAcgcatacatatatatatatagtctGCTCCTGTACCCAACGAGAATAATACTTTTACAGCTAATTCACAGCTATACGTTACGCATCCCACACTTTCATACTCTATGACGAATACCAATATTAAACGTTGTGGATAGTTTCATATGTAACACTCTTAAAGATTAGTGCTTATTCGCAACAGTACTTTAGTTATTGTTCTTGAGCACAGTATTTCGAATGTGATTTCTCGCGTGTATGATTTCTGCGTCTAGTCGACGACCGTGCAGGAATACTCGAGTAAGTTGATTGCAGCATCGTGATTGATAAATCGATTATCGCTGAAAGTCGAAGGTTTCGCGGAATGTAAAAACCTTCGAGTAAAAATCGATAATAAAAGTGCGTATGTACAAAGGTTAAAGTcatattagaaaaattgtaaatttaccGATTACAAGTATAAAAAACGCATTCGCTccgctttcttttttttttttcttcatttggAGATTTCACTCGTTAGAAAACATACTTATATCGGTACTTACGTGTTAGGGTTCTTTCGCAGGTGATAGATTTATCGCGGCAGTGTGTTGCAACGTCTTAAAGAACAGTCGTTATGCGAATAATTTACCGACGAGCACAGGACGAAAAAGAATGTCGCGTACGCGTTTCATTGTTCACGATCTTCACCTTTGCGACTAGACGCAAAAACCGACCTCTTTACGTTACAGGTGGGATTGTGTTTGTCTTGCGAGTGCTTAGATGTGGAAATATGAATACTGTTACAAGTTTCTATCTATAAGTAGGCGTGTAGAAACATTGAGTCGGTCTCATTGTGAGTTAGCGTGTCGTCTCCGAGCTTCGAGCGGAAGTAAACCATTCGTTGAACATCCCTCTTCGAAAAAGTCGCTCAATCGTGATCGTTTGTGTTTTTATTGGgagaaataaaacatattaggtgtagaaattaatcctCTACCTTGGTATTCAATCGTAACtcaattttgttatgttaaaGTAATCTTCGATGCAGTGAAACGCGGAGCAGTTCGTTTAAAAGAAGCAAGGTAAATCTCTTTTTTTCAGATGAcacattgattttttaaattactggCCACTTCAACATCGTTTACGGATGTACGTTTTTAAATATCTGAGAaggaacaataatttttcatgtacttggcgccgagacgctaccgcgtctctagataaaaAATTGAGGAATTCATTGCATCGAAGCGGCAATTTTTTTCGTGGAAAGATTAGAAgatttttcctttgaaaattaaaaattccctaatttttctatatacagtcagtgtaataagtatccGTACAGGaatcaattcaaaataaaattttatatatttattttattaataaatttcagagGAACAAATAACTAACAAACATTCCtagatatttttagagtagaatttgtataaattaacgtttattatttttaatgttaacctcttatttccttttttattaattttattttaaattggttgctgcacgaatacttcttacactgactgtaaatataaacatatatttatatatatatacagtcagtcccacgAGTATTTGTACTCTATACAAAGGATTGAAGAAATTCTGACCCtccattgaagaaatttgtctaaattaattgaaaactttaTTCATTCAAGTCAGATAAATGTCTTCAATAGtacgtagagggtacgaatacttatgggattgactgtacatacatatacgttatacatatgtatatagacatatttttatttagttttcatATAGTTTGCTTCAGAAAGACAACAAATTAACTTCCACACCTAATATATACACAGATACGGTTCTTCTTCACCCACGTGCTGTATCTACAAAATAATCCACCGTTTCATTGCTTGCGTTACTATTGGGGAAGTGTCTAGACGAAAACACAGATTTCACATTCTAGTAATATTAGAGCAAAGTTCGTTAAGAGTAGTCGTGGATTAACGTAGGAACGTCTGCAGGAAGTTCGGGAAATTCCTAGAACATTTAGGAGACACCTCGTATATCTTGAAGACATCTTACTTAGAACTTGCGTAATGCTGTTACTGGGTTTATCAGACACGGCATTACATGGTACACTGTCGCGAAATTAGACTGGGTTCGCTTTGGGTGGCTGTCGCCTTTTCATTCGCGCgccaaaataatttaatcgacTGCGTTTCATAAAGTGCCTCGATGAATAGAGGCATTCGCATTGgacgttaaaattatttggaaatgtttttctAGGCGGAAGGATAATAAGgtgtataattttctatgaTATTAACTActttagaatataataaaattatttgattgtaCATCAGAGATGGAAAGTTACaagaaaattcgttaaaattatatcattataACGaagtacattatttttgatagtattaaatgttttgattATTGTGATTGTTCCTTGAAGATGGAAATCCGAAacataatagaataaaattgtgtttaaCAGAAGAGttgtaattcaaatattcgagAATCTACCGacagtaaaatttcaaaatttggaATTACTCTCCAACTATTACTTTTACATTGCCGCGCTTGTTGTATCCAATGAGAATGCCTCGTTATATCTGCACTTGCACAACTATTTATTCGCAGCGGTTAACGTTCGAATCCTTAAAGCTGTACGCGAAGATACTCTGTTAACCGCCGGCAATAATctttttcaaccgatttttcgagaaaatttcaaacagaaaAAGCTATCGACAAAAAGACTTCGAAAATCAGCCAGTTGACAAATAATTGTCGGCGATGAATCGATCGGAGcgttctttcaatttcttcgctAATCGTTGAAGCGCACACTATGTCACTGTGATAGAACGATTACTTCTCTATTTTTAACATATACGATAAGTGTACCTATCGATCCAGGACGTTATCCTGTTCCGCGTGAAAACGTTCGTGAACAAACGTGTCCGGCAGGTTCGCGAACCTGTCCTTCACTCGATTACAAGGCTCATCGAGTCAATTTTGTCGACCAGGGGACGACAGAGTTTTACATCTCGGTGTTCTCTTCGGCCTCCTCGTCGACCTTGGGCAACATGTAAACACTAGGAATCGGCGGTACGTGATCCTCGAGCTTCAAGATCGGCTTGCAGTCTCTGGTGACGTCTACTTGATTGAAAGAGTCCTTTAGGATATTGATTTCGTTCTCGTGGGCGAACAGGCTTGTAGGCGGTTCTGTTCCACATATGTCGTTCTCGTCGGTGCCGTTCCTGTGGCACAGGTTGCCAGACGGAAATTGTCACGAGGTCAACGCGAAAGGATCCGTCGACAGCTCGTCCACGCTAGGGCTGGCTTTCACAGTCTCTTGCTTCTCCACCTGATGGCTAAGCCTGTGGACGATCTCGTCGTGGAGGATGTTGAAGCACATCGCCGTGAGCGCCATTCCGGACATTATGTAGCAGGAGCAGAACCAAATGGTTACGTTCTTCGACTCGTAAAGGCTTTGGCGGGGGTAGGAACCGGGAACCATATCGCCGAACCCGATCGTGCTCAGGCTCATGAAGCAGAAGTAGCTTGCATCTAGGTTTGGAACACGAAACAGGAGGTTAGCTGTGATAGGATACAAAGTATTCCGTTTTATTAGACGTGCATGGTTAAAGATAAACGTGGTTTGTGGCGATAGGTGTACAGTAAAATTTTAGCTAGAGATTCGCTTCGAAAACGTCATTTTAACTAAATCCTTGTTTCTTAGCACACGTATCGGTATATTTAACGTGATCATTCTGTACATAATCGAAGAATAAAGatgttaaatgaataaaataaattaagcaATAGAGATACTACatcatattataattgtacattAAAAAGATATGAAGGGATCTTACAATTAGTGTATGGTTAATGCTTGCAGAACgaacttttcattcgttttgtCAGTAAACCATCAAAAGTGtactttattgaaaaagataaaattacatttttagcTACTATAGGTTATTAGTGTTTTTACCTGTTTTCAAAAGGAAAACCATACTAAGTATTTTCttgagttttttttataatccaTTAACAAACGAAAGGAAGAAACATGTATTCGAAAGTAATTGTCACAAGTATTAAAAGTATGTAAATCACACCTTCACACACTGTATAACCACATGTTGAGAgtgcatattttttaaatgcataatttcaagtatttaCACCTATTGCCACACAATTTGTTTACCTAAAAATCTCATcggatatattaaaaaatgtaatttgaaatgtaaagaGAATCGAAAGTTTAAGTAAGGTAACTATAGTTAGttttatgaagaaaaaaaataataacaacaaaatgaaatagtaatcataataaaattattaatttaaattatgattacaatttagtatgaaataataataaaaaaaacaatgatcATAATTTGATTCTGTTGCCAAATAAAACCAATCGAGATTCAACTGTATTTGTCTTtgacattttctataaaaagttgaaacaactttaaattctatttttcgttttgGCTCAAtcgtttttgttgttttaacaTGATGTTGGTCGCCATGCAAAATGTATACAGGATGTTCTAGAATCATGAGCCAAGTCGAAACATGTAAATTCCCGATGCTAGGAGAGATCGAAATGTCCTTTACCATTTCGCGATGTGAGGCTTCGTTTCCGAGGTATCAGCAAGTAAAATGTCGAGGACAACTTTCTATGTGTTTTGTTTATGTGTGTGTGTTGTTGGTCTGTTCAAACTTTTGAATAGCAATGTATTTCCACCATTCATACACAAGAAATACATGCAAATGCACGTGTGTTACGTTACATTATtaagaatgaatatttttaatgcattTCTGAGATTTTTAAAAGGTTATCTTCATTAAAACAATACTCGAAAGTACAAGCCTTACATAGTTTTGTCGCATATGGACCAGTGCATTTTGTACATaggttttattattcattgaaatatttgttaatcctttcaataaaaattaatattcttgttacattattgataTGCAAAgctacataaaataatattcgttttaatactgttcaaagagaaaatatttacgcgATTGTATGCTGAATGCATATATTATGAATTGCAGAAACAGAAATAGCTTGTGGCTTCAACGtgtattacatattaataccattatatttgaatttgtagcaccaacgataaaaatgtgcagctctttattattttacgtgctccatgtatttatatttcgcaAACAAAGTCTTGTATtgcaaaatggtaaaataaatattttactctcCGGTTCATGCAGAATTTGCTCCAATTTGTTCCAACTTCTCTCATAATTTTTAGGATGCTAACTATGCATGTTGCTTTGAGAGTACATTGCTGCCTCGTTACATTATACGGTAgttcttaattaatattgaaaagagTTTTTCACAAAGTGGAAGTCCTATGCTAATATTCATTAGTatagaaacaatttaaaataaagaaagtaattgcGTAAGCATTTCATGCTTAGAAGTAGAGTtgagtattattttaaatagtagacactctgttttattttaagacgTGCGTGTAACTATGTAAACGAAATAGTTACAAGTTGCAGTgtattttaaaaggaaaagataaaattttatttccaggATACAGAAGGgctttattttccaatattttctttcgttttcagTAGCTTCATTTGAAAATGTCTATTCTAAAGCAGATTTAATTCTATCTAATTTTTCTGAACGGAAGCATTTCCAACCCTGCTGAGTGTAAAGGGACTTATTTACTTCGAACCAAATTGAACAACCCAGTTGTAATCTTAACGATAtcttctatacatatacatacacaaataagcataccaaatttcaaaagtttatatCAACTTTGCCtctaaaaaaatcatgaaaattgccttgaaatctcaaaaataaaagagtaccctcttaaccctttgacgagtAAGTCAATATCAGCAACCGCAAAAACCAtaatgtatcaatttttacaaaaatctaATAAATGTCTAATATACAcgtcggccatattgaatccgccatttcgaatttcgaaattctgaaGGCAGATTCGTAATCAGCAACCGTAAAAACCATGATGTaccaatttttacaaaaatctactaaatttctaatatacatgtcggctaTATTGAATTTCGAATCTTTCATGTCAGATTCGTAatcatgaataaataaatattctttctctCCTGCAAAATGCGTTAGGTCGCATACGATACGTTTTCGAAAGACTAGTTGCCACCTTGGATAAACAGTATGGTTTCTCTTTTACACGTACCCACAAAGGACCAGCCGTCTAACTTGTGCAGAGTAAAAGCGCCTGCCACGATGTAGCAAACCATTGCGCCGAGACAAATGCTGATTGGTGCGAGTATGGTAACGTTGGGCCTGTCACCGGAGCCAAGACTCGACACCTCGTCCTTCGGGCTGGCTTTAATTTCCACTGTGCTCGTGAACGTTGACGCATTCGCGCGGACGTAAAAGGGCTCCTGCAACTGCaattgttgctgctgctgctgcacCAGTTCCTCTTGCTGACGCTTCTTCCTCATCCGCCTCTCTTTCTCCTGCGTCCGTGTCAatttaaaagcaatttttaagatCGATCTACCAAGGAAGCGGCACCACTTTTCGCCCGTTGCTCGGAAAATGCTCAAACATTCGCCTCGAATAGATCGACGCGAAACGGTTCACACTTATCTCGATATACAAATCTCGAGCAACGGACGAAAGATGAACAATACTTTTTAGTCGTTGTCGATTCGatggaaattagaatttttatttatgaaggACATTAATCGTCGTTGATTCTGAACATGGGGCGAGTctgttttatgaataaaattaattgaagcCAAAtcttattacaaattaatataaaatttatgtttttagtCATTTCACATTAAATAGCTTTAATATCAATAGAAATGTGTTACTAGTAATTTATAGTAAATAGTTAAGTAAATATAGgggaaatatgaaaatagatGGCGACGGGTTGAATTCAGTCCGTAAGTTAAAAGTTTCAACTAGAATCCGtcgcgtttattaaaatacatatttgctACTTCCAAGAAGAATCTAACTTTTACTCAAGTCCTTTCAGAATATGATACTGACTCTTGCAACAAGGTTTTCATAACTTGTTCTTCGCGTTACAAAAAGTCTGTGCGATAAACGAACGTAGTACGATCGAGCTATCTAATTATCTAATTACAATTAGCGATGCTTAAAgactattattataattaatacgcGAGCACTCACTTCCATTCGTCGTTCATCGTAGCAACAATAGCCGCAGTTTGAGCAAAGGCAGCAACAAAGAGCGCGTGTAAAGACACCTCTGGCACACCTGGATAAGAGACCTCCAGCACTTGACAGGTAAACCAGAGTTAGCGGGATTCCAAGGCTGGCGTAACCCATGGTTGCGATCTTCCCCCATGTAGATTTTGGCGCTATGCTGCCGCAGCCTGAAAAGggatcgttaaatatttaaatgggAAAGTGCAGCAATGATTAATGAAGCTAATTCGCCTTTTGTAGCCGTGTAAATTCCTGTACACCGAGGCTTGAGTTGCAACTTTGGTCGAAGATCTTATAGAGTTGAGTCGCAAACGTTACAACAACAATATGAATAATGTTGAAGGgttaattattgttgataAAGACTACGAAATAAAGATTCGCGATcatttatatctcagaaacggttgacctttcgacctatgtttactaacgCTTTAttactcggtacagtgtgTCTTATATACCATATAAATGTCGAATGGTTTATGTTTAAACATCCTCTAGTTTTAGTCATTGCCCTATATGAGGTCCatcgattctatttttttttagaaatgttaGAGTGGTTTTGCAAGATTTGAAGTTATGAAGCTGTTGTTGGACAGTACTTggttgatttaattttcttctttttttttgtataactcTGGTTATTAGTCTAATATCCTGACAACACAGTATCACAGTACACAGTATACACAGTACAACATCAAAACACAGTAACATTGTCCCAATTCCAAAACATATACCAAATAATTACTTTGGAAACGAGAGTTCCATCCTAggtagaaaatgaattttatgtcCGCTTTTTCTATTCGGTTCTCCCTGAAAGTCGCAGCCACATTTCCCCCAAaccagggcttcttaaactatgGATCGCGACCTTAAATGGGGCGCTTAGCGAAATCTTGGGATCacgagattttaatgtaaaatatttaatattatcttttatttatgttattgcaaaaaatgtagttttgatgaaaaatagggTGTATAATTGTCGtacttataataaatacaattttacaactttttgttcaatttttaattttatatttttctacgcTTCTAAgcaaattctaaaattatattttttcatatgttgttacctaatcaataaatcatcgcaaaatatttaaatatctttgaGGTCGCgaataagaaaaagtttaagaagccctgccctaaacgaaacaaataagaaaacaaCGCGCGAAGCTTTCACAGTCGCGGGCTCGGTCGCCTCTAACGGCGATTAATCGCAATATCGACAAATCGACCCGGCAGAGGGTGAGAAAATTTGCATAGAGAGTGCAATATTCGTAAACGAATGTTGCTCGGTATCTCGCGAGCCGGTGGAAAAAACGTCTCACGAAATCGAAGAACGGGGTGGGAGGCATTTTCGAGATACGAAAAacgcggaaaaagtaggagaGACGGGAATCGATTGGGCTGACGCCGCTTAAGATAATGGATCGCCTATTGGAATTGCTCTGGACCGTGCATGATAGCGGCTTGGAGTCCATTGCCGATGGAATTGCACTCGCGGAAACCTCGCGGAACTGCGCGGAAGCCTATTCGTCACTGTCGTTTCGCCTTATCGTTCACGACGGTGTGACCCTTTTCGTATCCGTTATCTGTTGCCATTTGTTAGGGACTATAGCAGATTGTCAACTCGAGTTTTATTGCTCGAGGAGCAACAACGTATAGAGAGAAAGTGCAGACTACGATAAATCTGTTGATCGCTTCTATCGTGATCGCTTCTATCGTGCTCGTTTCTCGAGTTCGACGATCATCTCGCGTTCTACCGTTGGGATCCTTCACGCTCGATTCTTACGTCGCACTCTCCTGCAGTTAGGTCAAAGTAGaattaaaagaggaaaatCAGGAGGAAGATTAACcgattcactgccaggcaaaaaaccgttttgccttgggcgccaagatttaatacagatgtgtcatctaggttattattttgataataaaaagtgatactaaatttgttgttttgaaaagaaaatttacaatctgtatttgcaataattcgtgactcaaaaaggtataaacttatcccttgagtaattgcaatcaattcgAACTaagagacatctcgtagttcccagtgaatgggttaaaggGAATGAATTTGCTTATAGAAGAGGATATAATAGAGAAAGAGTTAGAATAGTTGGAAATAGTTGTCTGTACTGTTATATTATAcgtaaacattaattatacCATTGTGACAGTATTACGATAATTGTTTCGGCAAAtggaatagaaatataaaagtagaaTTGAAAGAGGAAAAGTAAGGGGAGGTAACTTGGTTGTAGAAGAGAATAAAATGGATGAATACCatcgtttatattttcgtttctacGAATCTGTATTATAAAAGGTTGTTAGTAGTATTACATTATACctgtaataattgtattattgtaatattattacgaCAATGTTTAGATGGAAGAAACTAAGATATAAAAGTAGAattgaaagaggaaaattAAGGGTTCACAAGCATTTGCTTGCAGATGTGCACGTGTTTTCTTCTGTATCAATTTCTCTTAGAAATGACTGTTGTCCACCGTCctaaaattgtacatatataaatttcttggATTAGTTAGAAATATGGAGTGGTGTACACGTCTCGTGACTGTGGTCGTATGTCCAGTAAGAGAACCAATGACAGAGGACCAGTTCTAACACGACAAGCTATTCTTTCATGGGCGAGCAAGTGGCGCGAGACGGGATCGCCTGATCTCTCAATTTGTTGATGTGCCGTGACCAGTAACATCCCCTGATTTGTCAACTGCTGACTTTTTCTCGTGGGATACTTTAAAGACGAACTGTTTCACCCCGATGTCAATAGCACT contains:
- the LOC128881317 gene encoding TWiK family of potassium channels protein 7-like encodes the protein MEKDNARHYRAYEGFKPANNGNTSSLKRSTSDRSKTHPSRQVRCLCFGGVPDKASQHSFLKGFVINLGICALLVGYTLLGSFIFLAIEGGSDVGIQQRTLATTIGGNQPTGRNATAWLKQVNYEARTKTVENIWIITESLNILYRENWTRLAAQEIARFQDQLVKRITEDMMANQNVGTYVGGSSSDPVTERRAPEYEWTFAKAFLYSLTVLTTIGCGSIAPKSTWGKIATMGYASLGIPLTLVYLSSAGGLLSRCARGVFTRALCCCLCSNCGYCCYDERRMEEKERRMRKKRQQEELVQQQQQQLQLQEPFYVRANASTFTSTVEIKASPKDEVSSLGSGDRPNVTILAPISICLGAMVCYIVAGAFTLHKLDGWSFVDASYFCFMSLSTIGFGDMVPGSYPRQSLYESKNVTIWFCSCYIMSGMALTAMCFNILHDEIVHRLSHQVEKQETVKASPSVDELSTDPFALTS